The window ACGGTACCACGGGCGCCTCGTTGCAACTGCACGCGCCATGGTTGGTCCCGCACTTGCGGAAGAAATTGTGCAAGATGCTTGGATTAGCGCGATACGTGCGCTGCCAAAGTTTGAAAAGCGCTCCAGCCTGTATACTTGGCTGACGCGGATTGTCATCAACGAATGCAAAAATTATCTGCGCAAGGAAGATCGTTATCGTTCTCTGGAGGCAATGGGATTTGATGCTTCGGATCCCTATGCCAAGCAGTTCGATGACAAAGGGCATTGGGCCTCTGGGCCT is drawn from Gammaproteobacteria bacterium and contains these coding sequences:
- a CDS encoding RNA polymerase sigma factor; protein product: RYHGRLVATARAMVGPALAEEIVQDAWISAIRALPKFEKRSSLYTWLTRIVINECKNYLRKEDRYRSLEAMGFDASDPYAKQFDDKGHWASGPVAWHIDTPDDLLSTEQLNECISLTLQKLPPLQRAAFVLKNLQGLDYDDICNILAVSSSNVRVLLHRAKATLMKTIEHYQVTGQCHQ